A genomic segment from Blastococcus sp. PRF04-17 encodes:
- a CDS encoding ribonuclease E inhibitor RraB, giving the protein MRFLRRRHARFPTTGHAGDDMLLEQLATQSDLSAGRHWVHYLYVGDEAAARVAAGEIEAAGWVIDRVDEAAEGPGWVVIAEKHDVVVSPEAVVAARELFEGVAARVPGGDYDGWEASV; this is encoded by the coding sequence GTGAGATTCCTGCGGCGTCGGCATGCCCGGTTCCCGACGACCGGGCATGCCGGGGACGACATGCTGCTGGAGCAACTGGCCACTCAGAGCGATCTCAGCGCCGGCCGCCACTGGGTCCACTACCTCTACGTCGGCGACGAGGCCGCAGCGCGCGTCGCGGCGGGTGAGATCGAGGCCGCGGGCTGGGTCATCGACCGCGTCGACGAGGCAGCCGAAGGGCCGGGGTGGGTGGTGATCGCCGAGAAGCACGACGTCGTCGTCTCGCCGGAAGCGGTCGTCGCCGCACGGGAGCTCTTCGAGGGCGTCGCGGCACGCGTGCCGGGCGGGGACTACGACGGCTGGGAAGCCAGCGTCTGA